In one Cercospora beticola chromosome 1, complete sequence genomic region, the following are encoded:
- a CDS encoding uncharacterized protein (BUSCO:EOG09263QH4) yields the protein MATPCTIVCVGMAGSGKTTFMQRINAHLHAQCQTQKQQQPPYVVNLDPAVRSVPFDSNIDIRDSVNYKEVMKQYNLGPNGGILTSLNLFTTKIDQVMAILEKRCLPPAAASAASTSLSLPSHIIVDTPGQIEVFVWSASGNILLSSLASSFPTVIAYIIDTPRSTENTSTFMSNMLYAISILYKTKLPMVLVFNKTDVKSEEGAVEWMRDFESFQAAVQREEEDQREGGGYMGPLLNSMSLVLEEFYNHLSVVGVSAMSGDGIDDFFEAVETKRQEFEKDYKPELARRRQEAEEQKAQIRDKEVSRMMKDMSVSSKAKGTGKYAKKDEPETVSDLEDMEEDEEDDEDSDARDDEQEDVDKAFEESFKARYEAALRDQGPDAATKSAADYIRSSQR from the coding sequence ATGGCGACGCCGTGCACGATTGTGTGTGTTGGCATGGCTGGCTCCGGCAAGACGACCTTCATGCAGCGCATCAACGCGCATTTGCACGCGCAGTGCCAGACGcagaaacagcagcagccgccaTACGTTGTCAACCTCGATCCAGCAGTACGCAGTGTGCCATTCGACTCGAACATTGATATTCGCGACTCTGTCAACTACAAGGAGGTCATGAAGCAGTACAATTTGGGTCCGAACGGCGGCATCCTGACCAGCCTGAACCTCTTCACCACAAAGATCGATCAAGTCATGGCCATCCTCGAAAAGCGCTGCCTaccgcctgctgctgcctctgctgccTCTACCTCGCTCTCACTACCTAGCCACATCATCGTCGATACGCCGGGCCAGATCGAAGTCTTCGTTTGGTCCGCCTCGGGCAACATCCTCCTCTCTTCGCTAGCCTCGAGCTTCCCTACAGTCATCGCATACATCATCGATACCCCGCGCAGCACGGAGAACACCAGCACATTCATGTCCAACATGCTGTATGCCATCAGCATTCTGTACAAGACGAAATTACCCATGGTGCTCGTGTTCAACAAGACTGATGTCAAGTCCGAGGAAGGCGCCGTGGAGTGGATGAGGGACTTTGAGTCTTTCCAGGCTGCAGTGCagcgcgaggaggaggatcaACGTGAAGGAGGTGGCTACATGGGACCTTTGCTGAACAGTATGAGTttggtgctggaggagttCTATAATCACCTCTCCGTGGTCGGCGTATCAGCCATGAGCGGTGATGGCATAGATGACTTCTTTGAGGCTGTTGAGACCAAGCGACAGGAATTTGAGAAAGACTACAAACCTGAGTTGGCTCGGCGACGGCAGGAAGCCGAGGAGCAAAAGGCTCAGATCCGAGACAAGGAAGTTAGCCGCATGATGAAAGACATGAGTGTATCTTCGAAGGCAAAAGGCACCGGAAAATATGCCAAGAAAGACGAGCCAGAAACAGTCAGTGATCTGGAGGAcatggaggaggatgaagaagacgacgaagattCCGACGCTCGGGACGATGAACAAGAAGACGTCGACAAAGCTTTCGAAGAGAGCTTCAAGGCTCGATACGAAGCAGCTCTCCGAGACCAAGGCCCGGATGCAGCAACAAAATCTGCTGCAGACTACATTCGATCAAGTCAGCGTTGA
- a CDS encoding uncharacterized protein (MEROPS:MER0021886): MAEINFNKDSPIKEVQIEALVAMRIIKHATTTYPTPSTGFLLGLDVNSQIQVTNSFPFPAAVPEASTSNDPYHQQDAASLAAAAPRAKSNVAYQNEMIKFLREVNTDAQNVGWYISCNMGGFINQNFVENQYFYQRAQDERTVALVFDVSRSSQGSLSLKAYRLSPSFMAAYKEGKFTTESIQKSNLRFQDILVELPVQIHNSHLLTSFLHQLPKEAPKKTALDFPASLAELSRDPEISDTPLAPNLDSLDLSIDPFLEKTCDLILDSIEQHQTENNNAQYYQRSLAREQAKITTWQQKRKQENALRVQQKQPPLPEDEWQKLFKLPQEPSRLESLLVGRQVEQYARQVDGFSAVVTGKMFGVKGNLLPGETV, encoded by the exons ATGGCAGAAATCAACTTCAACAAGGACTCGCCGATCAAGGAGGTGCAGATCGAGGCGCTGGTGGCCATGCGAATCATCAAACACGCGACTACGACGTATCCCACACCGAGCACCGGTTTCCTGCTTGGCCTCGACGTCAACTCTCAGATCCAAGTGACGAACTCGTTCCCCTTCCCAGCCGCTGTGCCGGAGGCCTCTACCTCGAACGACCCCTATCACCAGCAGGATGCCGCctcgctcgccgccgccgctccaCGCGCCAAGAGCAATGTCGCCTACCAGAATGAGATGATTAAATTCCTGCGCGAGGTGAACACAGATGCGCAAAATGTTGGATGGTATATCAGCTGTAACATGGGTGGTTTCATCAACCAGAACTTTGTGGAGAACCAATACTTCTACCAGCGGGCTCAGGACGAGCGCACAGTGGCGCTTGTCTTCGATGTGTCACGCAGCAGCCAAGGGTCGTTGAGCCTGAAGGCTTACCGCTTGTCGCCCAGCTTCATGGCTGCGTACAAGGAGGGCAAATTCACTACAGAAAG CATTCAAAAGTCCAACTTGCGATTCCAGGATATCTTGGTCGAGCTTCCAGTGCAAATCCACAACTCACACTTGCTCACAAGCTTCCTGCACCAATTACCGAAGGAGGCACCGAAGAAGACCGCCTTGGACTTCCCAGCGTCTCTCGCTGAGCTGTCCCGGGATCCAGAGATTTCCGATACTCCTCTGGCACCAAACCTCGACAGCCTGGACTTATCCATCGACCCATTCCTGGAGAAGACTTGCGATCTGATTTTGGATAGCATAGAGCAGCACCAGACCGAGAACAACAACGCACAGTACTACCAGCGATCACTTGCGCGAGAACAGGCCAAGATCACAACATGGCAGCAGAAGCGCAAGCAGGAGAACGCGCTCCGCgtccagcagaagcagccacCTCTTCCAGAAGATGAATGGCAAAAGCTTTTCAAGCTGCCTCAGGAGCCATCTCGCCTCGAGTCGCTGCTGGTCGGCAGACAGGTCGAGCAGTACGCCAGACAAGTGGATGGATTCTCCGCCGTTGTCACTGGAAAGATGTTCGGTGTCAAGGGTAACCTTTTGCCTGGCGAGACTGTTTGA